CATGTTGAGCTGTGTAAACTAGAAGTTGGAAAATGCGAGTTCTATTCCTCTGATATTCTGAAGGTTTCTTATTTTGGAGCATTAGTGATTTAATTGCTACTAGCGTTTCCTACTCTTTTGTGAATTTGTTTCCGAAGAAAAGGTATGAATAGATGAATTAAATACATGGAACTATGGAAGCATAATCTTTCTTACGTTATAATTACTGAAGGCATTTCAAGCCTGAAAATCTGCAAAGCAGAGTATTTCTTTAGCTTAAAAACAAACTTTAATGTTTAATCTCTCCAAGTGCAACTCATCATACCTCTCATTTTCAAAATGTTCTGTCATAATTACCTCGTGTTTACTATGATATTAGAGCAACAAACAAAAGGCAGCTAGGTCAACTTTAATAAATAGTTCAGTGTCTATTACAGAGAATGGCAGTAACAAGAATTACAATGCCAGTAGAAGCTTGTAGATATATCAAGCTAAAGAAACATTTACTCAGTCAGTCTCCAATTTCCACATGCGCACTAAAAGTTAGAATGTTATTGTCGATCAATCATCAGATGGATTTGAGCCATTTGGCAGCGGCTCAATTTGATCAAACATGTCGGCTGGAAAGTCATCGAAGACGCAGTCCGGGGTTATTGGGTTGTCAATCTTTTCcccttcaacatttccacagcTTCCTACTGGCTCAAGAAACGGTGGCTCGACGTCGAGTTGTTTGCTAAGTTCAGCATCCAGAGATGTGAACATGTCAAAGTCTAGTTTCAGGAGTTCTTGggtgtcagatgagaattcgAGGTCTGTTTGGGGTTGTGGGTTCTCTAGGAAAGGGATTAGAGGTTGGGATTCAATCCATAGATTATTCTCAGGTAGAGCGAGCTCCTGCTGGACGGGGTTTGCTTCGAAACCAAGCAACTTGGAGTCAAGAAGATCTGGGAGTGGCACCATTTGGATTGCATCAGAGTTCCCAATGCAAGGTGATGAGCATGATGCAGCCTGAGATGATGATTCTCCCTCTGATGAACAACTGAACTTTGGAATCTAAAGAGGAAATAAAAGAGGTCATACTAGAACATAACAAAAAAAG
This portion of the Rosa chinensis cultivar Old Blush chromosome 1, RchiOBHm-V2, whole genome shotgun sequence genome encodes:
- the LOC112182649 gene encoding transcription factor DUO1 isoform X2, with amino-acid sequence MEGKREEGIRKGPWKAEEDEVLLNHVKKCGPRDWSSIRSKGLLQRTGKSCRLRWVNKLRPNLKNGCKFSLEEERVVIELQAQFGNKWAKIATHLPGRTDNDVKNFWSSRQKRLARILQTSTAAITPSKSHKNRREISVYHDEVPTLEIPKFSCSSEGESSSQAASCSSPCIGNSDAIQMVPLPDLLDSKLLGFEANPVQQELALPENNLWIESQPLIPFLENPQPQTDLEFSSDTQELLKLDFDMFTSLDAELSKQLDVEPPFLEPVGSCGNVEGEKIDNPITPDCVFDDFPADMFDQIEPLPNGSNPSDD
- the LOC112182649 gene encoding transcription factor DUO1 isoform X1, producing MEGKREEGIRKGPWKAEEDEVLLNHVKKCGPRDWSSIRSKGLLQRTGKSCRLRWVNKLRPNLKNGCKFSLEEERVVIELQAQFGNKWAKIATHLPGRTDNDVKNFWSSRQKRLARILQTSTAAITPSKSHKNRREISVYHDEVPTLEESEYRDNAKHFFFKEIPKFSCSSEGESSSQAASCSSPCIGNSDAIQMVPLPDLLDSKLLGFEANPVQQELALPENNLWIESQPLIPFLENPQPQTDLEFSSDTQELLKLDFDMFTSLDAELSKQLDVEPPFLEPVGSCGNVEGEKIDNPITPDCVFDDFPADMFDQIEPLPNGSNPSDD